The DNA window gtgtgtgtgtgtgtgtgtggggggggtaaTCTTCTCTGATGTACGTGGCTAGAGACCAGCTATGTAGTACAACTTATAAGtcacttttaatttgaaagatCACTAAGAGGTCGTTTAAACTCTGTGGCTGACAGcgagaagagccacctcgacaGGACAACACTCAACTCTCAGGTGTACTCAACACTGTACACCTGCACCTAAAGGGTAAAGGTCACACGTTTGAGTTtgccagtgttcacattttaGCCCGAGAAGACCAACGGTGTGAAAGAGGAGTAAAGAAGGCAATCTATGTGGAGCAAGGTGTCACAATGGTTTCACTCCAAACCTCTGGTGGTGATTACCCACGCTTTTGTTTGCACACCCTGGCTCATGTGAGGACACAAATGATTAATTAAATCAAGTTcagttaaagaagaaaaaaaaaaagaaataaagaaacctcttgggtgagaggtgaaacatcttcaaaaacctaaaaaaaaaaagtccagtttCGTTTTTTCCTTCTAGCTTTTGAGacaaacttttcttttctttgaatcGCTTTGGGGGAGTTTGCTCGACTAAACTGGGAACCACTCTCAGACTCACACACCAGTGACTGCCTGAGTGTCCAGCTGAAACTGGAGTGAGTTTACATTCTGCCTGGTAATTAGGAAAGGATTactgcacactcacacataaacaaacacatgtgATACGAGTGTTTTCCTGTCTCCAAATTAAGGGACTGGATGAGTGGGTCTAATTGAATGAGCTTTGGCCTTCTTCAAGCCACAGACCTCTCATGGAAAGATGGAAATAGTCCccactttttaaaggttatgAAGACATCGGCTGGAACTAAATGAGCGAGACTGACACTACAGTACTCTGTCGTTCAACAGGCATCGCAATAATCACTGCTTATAAGTTATTCATCTCCATCGATCCTCATATAAAAACAGAATACTATCAGAGTTAGCATAATGAAATGCACAGATCAGATTGTGAAGAcataaagtgacaaaaacaaaaacccaagcTCATTATCTGTCTAAGGAAATGCCTCAGAAGCTGTTGCAGTCAAACAGTCAATATTTTAAAGATTATACATAAAGGTTTATGTAAGACAGATCAGCTGTTTTCTTCCTACTCACATCTAGTCTCTGACACTGTAAATAAGGAGCTTCATGGTTGTACACAGTGTTGGAGGATAGTGAACTGCACATCTGATTTGTATCAGGGTTTTGTGccgttttgtgtgttttcatctAACGTCAAAAACTATAAATGATGTggaacaaaaagaataaaaactgtCTACTGTAACTGAACCCTCCTTGTGGCTGTGACTGCAAGCCCGAACAAAGCTTCAATCAGGCGGTCAGCGCCACACTTATGTAAGGCAACTTCAGAGGGGTGAAGTCAGCAAGCATATAACAACAGAGATCCATTTTAAAAGCACAGATTATTGGTATATGCTAACAAATTCGGATAAAGTTCAGAGAAGCAGCTGCACATTGATCTAGGGACAACCTACTAACTAAGCACTCCTGCTTGCTGCAAAGCTCCCACCTGGACTTTCATCTCAGTCATGGGCACAAACCCAAGCACTGATATTCACTGAAATTTCCCACAGGTAGAAAGGTATTTATcaatctattttttattttgtttaatgaACTATTACCAATTTTTCTAAACAGCTTTGGTTAACCAAATGAGATGTCTTCCTATGTTGCCCAATAATACGGGTAGAGATGGGAACTGAGAACCAGTTCTTACAGAGAGCCAAtttctatctacttagcacttttaattcttattcttatttttatatctatttaagcgtttatgacagtatgtttacACTAAGCACcacagcaatttcctaatgttgtaaacctgctcaacatttggcaataaaaccctttctgattctgattccagTAGCtcagttccttggaattgtAAGTTTGCCTGCCTATTGATTCGAGGAAAATCGGGGCACAGTCTGCAGCGTGCATATGGACATTTATATTTTGTTGCATAAAAGGAGGACAGAGTAATTTTATAGTGCAAACATCCaagacagaaacagctgcattatgcTGTTAATACAAAATCAGCTCTTTGCAAGCACCTTGCACAGAtagcatgctaatgctaagctagccaaaaACCCAGAGCAAAAGTCGAGTAAAAGCCGACCGctgcccagcagccagaccatgaacttcaacaggtaacaaactgatgagcagtcaggcatCTATTTCTACCCGTCTATGTTTCTAAGGTAGAATCACCATGGAGATCACTTTGAAGTCTCTGTGCTcgttttcatttttcctttttgttgtcGGCTTTGTGCTCATACCTAAGTACTAAGAGAAAGAGTGTGTCCTCGTTAGCATAGGGATTTATGTTAGTGGTAATTGTGCATAATGCTTTTCAGGTTATTTTATGGCGAAACATGAGAGTAATCTAAGGAGTAATACATTTATAGACTTTGTCCTGGGAGAAATTAAGTAAGGTACTGcgctatttttttaaaaagaaaaagcattttgTGTAGTAATGActccaacactgatcacaacacaGAGGGGAAATATtgccaacatgcacaaacattttacTACGTGCAAATTATTTAAGCGAATGTAATGTCTTTATATGCTGCTTAGAAACTCTGAAAGCACCCATCCCTTTTGCAGCAATGATTTATATTTGCCCCGAAtactcttttgtttttacagaaaataatccAACAATAATTGCTTCGGTTTATTTAGATGTGACGGCGTCGCACTGATGGCAGTTCAGTGTTGATCTCAGCCCTCAAACATCCAGGGtgagcctggctctgctttTGAGCTTTTAAAGCAACCTTCACACATTTAGGCACAGACATTCTGACATAAAATTAAACTTGATGCACTTTTGGAGAAGCAGCTGACATTTATGGTTAATATTTCTTAATCTGCTGATTATTACAGTAAACCACAAAACTcatgcttttctgttttataccagaagaagaaataaataaacattttctcaCGGGAAGCAGTAAAGCGTGATCTGACATTGTGAAACCGTTATTAACATAGCTCGAAGAGTCCTTATCTGATGAGCAAATATTCAACTGCACACTCAGTTTATCAGTACTCAGTTTAATCTTACAGGTTATTCAGTCGGCTTTGAGTTTTGTGATGGAAAATCTGCAGCAGGACAAACAGTGAGTacatttaaatggtaaatgtatagcgctttacttggtcctaaggaccccaaagctttacactatacacagtcatccacccattcacacactggtgatggcaagctacattgtagccacagccgccctggggcgcactgacagaggctgcCGGatactggcgccaccgggccctctgaccaccaccagtaggcagcgggtgaagtgtcttgcccaaggaccgagactgtcggagccggggctcgaaccggcaaccttccaattacaagacgaactcttgagccacgatcgcccccttACATCTTGAAAGAGCTATTATATTAAAAAGCAGAATAGGTCAAGTAATACAAAGAGTTAACTTAACATAACACGTTAACTTTGCAAGCGCCGTAATGATGCCGAAATACCACAAACCTGCAAAAACATATTTCAATCGCTCAAACCCAAAGTTTAACAGTCTTTCTGTGACAATGGGACAGCATGTAAGTCATTATAACTAAATAAAGCTTAATAAGGTGTGTCTGATTATTCAAAAGCAATAGTTTTCCCAAAGCCTCTAACGAGACTCTACTaacttttccttttcctctgcCCTGCAGCGCATCTGATGTAGGTGCGCAATATCCTCCTGAAACTTTACACGCGGGCTTAACAAGTTCGTTTTCCAGGAAGGCTGACATCAATGTCACGACATGGAAAACTACAGAGGTCTTTTCGCAATATATGTACCATATACCATGAACTGCAGCGGTGAAACACGGTTTCATCCCCACACAAGTTATAGAAAGCTCAGAAACCAACCGTCAGAAGCGGTCGTGTTGCTCATCGCTGGGCTGATATCCAGCAGGCTGGTGTCGATGTTCTAGGCAGCCGCTGACGGTCAGCACTACGGAGCGATTACACTGATCAAAATAAAGCGGAGAGTTGCAGCGAATATCAACGTGTTTCCTGATTCTCAGAGAGCGGATACGCCCTGTAGTGTCCCCGACAGAGAGTCGAGCTGGAGCGAGAGCACTCACTCACCGACACTTCCGCGTTCGTTGCCGCCTTAAGTGATGCCGTGCCTGAttgcacattttttaaatgccGATACCAATAACTACTGatgtgtcatgatttatgagatGAATCATCATCAGTTTGCAAGCTTTAAACACACTTAGTGACCACAAAATCACTAGTTTATTTTTCCCCACAATTATTAGTTAACACAACAAAACGCACCTTTCAGCTTTTCgtgtattttgaaactgggtttgttgttgttttttttgtttgttgtaaaacctgaaatgtaaatgtgcctGTCGCTGAAGCACTTTGGGTCAACTTatgctgtttaaatgtgttgttggctgcaaataaaaaaaagatgggtcacaaaaacaatacaaaaaggttaaaaaaaatgttcacaaTGCATgtttgaggtaaaaaaaaaaaaaaatttcatttcACAAAATGTGACAGATGTGTGGCCCCTGGctcagctgcagaggaggggtgtCCGTGAGTTTAAGAGGCGGTGCCAGGCAGGTGAGAGAACAGGTGGTGGTGATGGCACTGAGAAGCTCTCTACTGCTTTTAGTGAAGCTGGAGTGGAGAGGATGGGAGGTTTTTCCTTCAGAACGCCGGAAGAAAGCTAAAGTCAGAAGTGTGTTCCAACCCAAAAAGGATTGCAATAAAGCAAAATGCTCagtacactgtgtgtgtgtgttttatttttttggagagTGACTACTAAGTgactactttttatttttatttaaacatacttatttctgttcaattatCAGTCATACACTTACTATCACTTACTATAATAAGTCTCCATCAACTACCTATACCAGAGCACTTTTAattaacatttacacacactCCACCAATAAATGTATGCATGTAGAAAAAGTTGCTATCTTTTTCTAACTCCTGTGGTTACTAGATAAATGTGGAATATTCTGATGACTTATTTTTATGATGGTAATTTTAGGTTCaacatgatttattttttgaagttaGCTGTGAGTGCCAGTTAGCTAAAACAGCTGAAGGCTGTTACATAAACTGACAGAATCTTTCAACAACTGTACAGGTAGAAAGGAATAGTTTAAGACTCTAATAAAAGTCCCGATCTCTTAATTTATGTTTTACTTCCACCTTTAGATTTCAGTGGAGGAAGAGCCCAAGTTGTAGACTTATTTTTACTGTTGAGTACAAACGCTAACGTTAGCCTCTGAAAACAGTTGGAAAAGTAAAGCAcatttggggcgatcgtggctcaagagttgggtgttcgccttgtaatcggaaggttgccggttcgagccccggcttggacagtctccgtcgttgtgtccttgggcaagacacttcacccgttgcctactggtggtggtcagagggcccggtggcgccagtgtccggcagcctcgcctctgtcagtgcgccccagggtggctgtggctacaatgtagcttgccatcaccagtgtgtgaatgggtggatgacaggttgtgtaaagcgctttggggtccttagggactagaaaagcgctatacaaatacaggccatttaccatttataattGCGTACATATTGAAACAGATAGGAAGGATTAGTTAGTATTTGCAGACATACATTAGCTGAGTCCCAATTCATAGGCCTTCTAAGACTGCCAATAACACGAATGCCAAAAGTGAGAGGTACATgagacggtctagccttcagatttgcatcACCTGCTGTTCCCAACTGTAATAATCAAAATAATGATTTACacataaaatctttttttaaagaaccagaACAGCAACATTCATAATGATGACAAGAATAAAacaatttctgttattttccactttttccTTCAACAGGCCGGACCACTGTACTGCAGGATTAAACTGAGTGTCCCAGTCCTGGACAGATTTTTTAATAATGAGGACACTAGACCTGATTTTCGCCTGAGCAGGGAGTCTCTAAAAGTGTTGCTGAATCTGATTAACCAGGATGGGACACATGGTTGGGGTGCCACAATTGaggtcttgtttttcttttctgactGACACGTGGAGCGTCCTACAGAGTTGTTTCCATAGCTCCATAGCTCCAGCAATAGCTCATTACACagttcactgcatcatccacagGGTCATAGACGGGGGTGGTATGCTGTTCGTCATCGGGTCATCCGCCTCCCTCGGAAACCTGAAGAACTAGATGTCGTGTCTCATGGGTTAGCAGGGCTGGCAAGACACAGAGTCTTTTTGAAAGCTGCTGGTGCAATTGACGGCTGCCATGTCTGCATCAAGCCTCCCAGTGGCCCTGATGGTCAGTGCTACAGGAACAGGAAATTGTTCCCCTCCATAATCCTGCGGGCAGTTTGTGACCATCAGGGCTGCTTCGTGGATACATATGTGGGCTGGCCTGGTTTTGCCTCCTGGGTCAGTGCATGACTCCAGGGTGCTCCGCAACATCCCACTGTACCATTAGGTCCGTCACCCTCCTCCAGGTCATTTCATCCAGATGGAGCCAATTTTCTTTACTACTATCAAACACAacctgtttaatcagtttttgatttagtttttcaggcattttgtttttgttataaaCTCCTTATACTTTTATTAACTGCAGTTAAGTGCTTATTACTCATCCTCGTACACATCCACAGTGTCTCTATAGGCACATGCATGTAGAAAACCACCTGAAAATAAATCATAAATGTACAGAAGATCTGACCGAATGTGCATAATTCTGCTGTTCATTTCTGgctttcagtggtggaaagagtATAGAAATCCATCAAGCACATACATGAACTCATGTGCTTTGAATGTGTTCCTCTGAGTTGCAGGTCAAGAGCCTGTTTTGTGTTCAAAAACTCAAATTAGCCTTATTGTACAAGATTGGGACACACTGGTCCAGAATGTAAATTGGGTATCGGTGACAATGAGTCAATGCACTCTGTTCATCTCTGTGTTGTTCCCCACATGACAGTAACAGCTAGTGATGGGTAGACTACGCCTCGTGGAGTTTGTGGCACATTCCCCATGCTGTGTCGACACTGTGTTGTGTGCCGCTCAAGAGCGACATCTGCAGGATTTCAAAAACCACTGCAGGCAACCTGGATAAAGAGCATGGGGAGAGACTGAACTAccggtaagttcattcattctgATGTCTGGACACCAAATGAGTGATGAATGCTTCACATTACCAGGTTGTGATGAAGTGCTATATTGTGTCTATATTCCAGTGAATTTGATcttaacaaaaaatatataattgacTAGCATAgcaatttacaaaaaaaacccccatcttTGCAAGGAAGTTAAAGTGAAAAACGTGAAATATAAGTTCTCGTGACAGTGGGAGTGCTTGTGTACATGTATGTGAGAGCAGGGTTTATGTATATTAAGGATGAGCGGTTTGAATGAGTTAAAATTAAGTTTATTTGTGTGATATAGTAAAATGAATAATCAATTAATAATAAACTAAATAACAATATTCCTTCCTGAAGATTCCTTCAGGGAGGAATTGGAACATAATTCACTCCAAAGACAAGTGAGCAAAAATGGAAACAGGAAAGGGAAAACACTGACCTAATTTGGCATTATGAGATCAAAATGTTTACAGATTGATGAAAATGTCCTTTTTCTTGGAGGTTCTATTGTACAGTgccaaaaatgtaaacacacaaacagcaccAAAGACAGTCCCCGCCCCCCCTTCCCCTGAGCACAAATGCAAATGGTTGAAAGTTCCCCTTTCCAATAAACATAATTTGGTACCTCGCAACTGTACACATCAGTCAATGATCTACCTAAAAATTTTGgtccacacagacacttcagttttgtttaaccGATCACTAAAAAAGCCCAACCCCGATCCAATGAGCATAAACGATCCCTTCTAATGTTCATTTTCAAATAGAACTGCACATGACTGTACACAAGATGGCGCACTTTACCCATAATGAATGAACACTGAAAAGGGTACTTAAACTAAACAGCAGAATAAACAGAACCGATGCGGTTATTACTTCATTTACagattcttttatttaaaaaaatacaatcagCATTTCTTaacaagaaataaaacacaatgcAGATTTGCTCTGTGTGATAACATGGTGTTTTGTCAGTTGCACATATCTGACACATATTTACATGCAAATTTAAAGCACTGACTCCAAATACGTGATGCAGTAAGAGAGCAGCTGGTTGCAGCACTTGGAAAACTGACTATTTGACCGTATCTTGAATTTAAACAACCAATTACAATTCACGTTTAATTAATTAGTAATGAACTGCAGTGCCTCCCAAGGGGCTGGGTCTGGGTATACAGTAGGTTtgtgaaagcagcagaaaagtCATTTTTAGTAACCTGACTTCCATTTCTGGTACATTATGGCGTAAGATGAACTCTGAAGATGTTAGATATACGTACACGTGCACAATTTGAAACAGAAGTATTAGACCACCAACACGTTACACCTCCAGGAGCTTTTTATGACATCCTTTCCATTtccagctgtaagggaggcgaGATACTTCTAGTTGGGGTTATGTCTGGGATGTCTCTGCTTATGTTCAAAACTTTCTGCACATTCAGGACATGTGAGTCAAATCTGTGGCTTGAAATAAGTATCTTTGGgaacatttacatttgttttgaataaataaagctTTAGTTTTGGTGGGCTCCGTCAGATTTTTAATTGGCCTCCGCATTATTCACTTTGGCAATGGCTTTCTTAAATCCACAGATTTCAGTACTTCCGCCGTTCACTTTAATACTTCCGGTTACTCAAAGCGAGAGCTAGCATTCACTTGTTGCTAACAACACATTCGGTTATTTTGTGCTGTAATTAGCGGCTTTACCTATTCGAGGATGATATCGTGTTCAAGGTGTGCTGTTATCGGCTGCCCTAGTAAttcaagaaaactgaaaaacgcGTTAGAAATATTTTGCTTAGAGCATCAACAACTTCGAAAGGCCTGTCCGTGCCCAGCGCCATACCCACTGCACGCTATGCCTCGGAAGGAGGATCGGAAACTAGCGTGGCTGGAAGCCTTAGACTCAAACACCCTCCGAAGAGAATCGAGAACACATCCGGGAATTTTTCGCGTTCTTGGAACAGTACTTGGTCTCCGACTGATGACGTATCACGAGTACACGTGAACGCAAGTACGCCAAGTACGTACGAGACAGCCCCTATGTTTGCTCCCTTCATTTTATAGGGCTTTGAGCGTGACGTCGCGGGAGGGGGCGTGGATAGGAGTTTTGGTTGAGGCGCCATTTGTGTAGGCCAAACAAAGTGCTAACAATTGAGAGAAGCTAAAGCACACGAATAACATCAGccatggttcgtacttgctgtgtgGTCTTCTGTAATGTTCGATCGCATGACCGACAAGGAAATAAGCTTGAAAATGGgctttcttttcattctttccccgcCTGGAAGCAAAATGAGGGAGCTCATGTATCGGATGTTACCAAAAGAAGGCGTCTAGCATGGATAGCAGCTGTGGGACGAGCGGATATCCAATTCTCTGCCATCCCCAGATATCTGCTGGTGTgttccagacattttcattcgggtaagttctaaataagtACTCTTTATAGCCTAATGGTTTTATTTTCGATGCGCTCCGaggtcatagcaaattagaacaacGAATGACTATTTTCGCAGAACGAcgttctatttatagagttgctaattatttggcattattgcaggcaaaccagcctatgaaatggatgaaactaATCCTGACTGGGTTCCAACGCTACGCATGGGGCACTCTGAAATCCCTGCTTCAAGCTTGGACCGGCACCGTCGGCGAATGCAAcgaaaacaacaaagagcagcagTCGGAGGAAAATACAAACCCCCCACTTCAAAGATAGAGAAAATTCTCTCACTGTCCGGTAATCAGCATATAGCTTTTGACGATTCATGCACTTTTCATTGGACTTCTGGTGAACATTTACCTCATATGTTTGCACTCATTGTGTCTCACAGGCTTTGGTAATGAAGCAGCAGAGTCTGAGGGTAAGGCCTGCGCACAAGAGCTGCCAGAGATGGACACGATAGAAGACCAACACCATAATCACCACGTGATGGAGGCTGTGGGCAAGagttgtgttggacaagtggaggcAGAGGTAGTAGCAGCAACTCAGCATTGTCTGGGCTATGATCGGACCCCAcctaagaaaagaagaaagctcACTCAGACCACTGTGAGTCAGACAGCTTccagcaacacaaacaaagacacagaatctTTACCTGGTGAGTGTAAATGTGGTGTGTCCACGTTTCACATTTTAATCATGCAATTCTAATTCTCCTAAATAGTAGGCTATGGTGAATGGCGTTAGTCGGCACTAGCTGGTTATAGTAACAAGTGTGTTAGGCTGGATGTTAGCAGGTTATTAGCAGCTAATTCTTAATTTTAAAGAAAGTTTAGGCCCATGGTTAGTAATTAAGACCAGCCGCATGCTGACAGAACTATGTCTTCATTTATTTGTCCCATAGACATTAGCCCCAATGGCTGTGAAAGTCTCAGGTTTGGGTTTATAAAGAACATGCTAATGAGTTATTAGAGGCAGTTATTTTATCATGTATTTAAAGCAACTGCAACTGTATGAAAACcaagtaaaataatttaaatgcaACCTTTGCAAACCAaagtttgtgattttttttattttcatttaaaaatgaaaactaaaattCTGACACATTTTCAGGGACTtataaatgtaaacaaaatgtttctgatTTTCCGTGTGTGAGAGATTATAGAATGAGAAATTCCCCTCAAAAATATAATACGTGCGACTCGACAGTTTCTCTTATTGcttacaggttttttttttttgagtgcacATCTGATTGTATTTTTGTGTTATTCAGACTGCGCAGTGGCACCTTCAGTCATCTTAGACCAGGCCAGCATCTCCAAACAACCCCCTGAGCTACATGTGCACTCAGTCCACACACAGTGGGAGGATCCTTCACAACAAGATCACCAATACTGCAACAGGTCTCCCAGAAAAGAAGTGCAGGATAAGATGACTCAGTGTGA is part of the Maylandia zebra isolate NMK-2024a linkage group LG3, Mzebra_GT3a, whole genome shotgun sequence genome and encodes:
- the LOC101484623 gene encoding uncharacterized protein LOC101484623; translated protein: MVRTCCVVFCNVRSHDRQGNKLENGLSFHSFPAWKQNEGAHVSDVTKRRRLAWIAAVGRADIQFSAIPRYLLVCSRHFHSGKPAYEMDETNPDWVPTLRMGHSEIPASSLDRHRRRMQRKQQRAAVGGKYKPPTSKIEKILSLSGFGNEAAESEGKACAQELPEMDTIEDQHHNHHVMEAVGKSCVGQVEAEVVAATQHCLGYDRTPPKKRRKLTQTTVSQTASSNTNKDTESLPDCAVAPSVILDQASISKQPPELHVHSVHTQWEDPSQQDHQYCNRSPRKEVQDKMTQCDEVAYFILQNDADALLYTGIALETFNILVSTLEGCDDNEFTMPVRDQVLMTLMKLKSNRVIGDLSRQFRISQSMASKIILHWLDKLEEVFRPLIPWLPKETIKATMPAAFKKTFPNTTCIVDCSETLLQKPRNLDSRRRSYSHYYSSNTVKYLVAVAPSGLIMFVSAAYGSQCSEKFITMDSGMLTYLKPGDEVMTGGDLTLKDLLFEREVGLVIPSFTKKHGQLTKEQVTDTRRIANVRIHVERAIRRLKVYKILSQIVPISMAPKIGKILRICAALVNLREDIIRDTE